From Toxorhynchites rutilus septentrionalis strain SRP chromosome 2, ASM2978413v1, whole genome shotgun sequence, a single genomic window includes:
- the LOC129765162 gene encoding farnesol dehydrogenase-like: protein MERWRNRVAAVTGASAGIGWAIAKVLLQSGMVVVGMARRAEKIEELKFTLPAELRNKLHACKCDVNNEKDIIAALKWIDSTLGGADVLVNNAGVLKSTHLTSPGNTEMIRNVVETNIMGLIICSREAYRSMKKRNVAGHIVNMNSVVGHGVPVGVGTLNTYNVYPATKHAVTAITETLRIELMNDNSKVKVTSISPGAVRTEIFNDPELLKKPIPFLDPDDIANSVLHVISTPAHVEIKELTIKPLGERF, encoded by the exons ATGGAACGCTGGAGGAATCGCGTCGCCGCGGTCACGGGAGCAAGTGCTGGCATTGGTTGGGCCATAGCAAAAGTCCTGCTACAATCCGGCATGGTCGTTGTCGGAATGGCAAGGCGGGCGGAGAAAATCGAAGAGCTGAAATTTACGCTCCCCGCCGAACTTCGAAACAAGCTACATGCCTGCAAGTGTGATGTGAACAATGAGAAGGACATCATAGCAGCGTTGAAATGGATTGATAGCACTTTAGGTGGGGCGGATGTGCTTGTGAACAATGCAGGGGTGCTGAAAAGTACGCATCTGACCAGTCCCGGCAACACGGAGATGATTCGTAACGTTGTCGAAACGAATATTATGGGGTTAATCATTTGCTCGAGGGAGGCCTATCGATCGATGAAGAAACGCAACGTTGCTGGCCATATAGTGAATATGAATAGTGTGGTGGGACACGGGGTTCCAGTTGGGGTTGGTACCCTGAACACGTACAATGTATATCCGGCCACGAAGCATGCCGTGACGGCTATTACCGAAACATTGCGCATCGAACTGATGAATGATAACAGCAAGGTAAAGGTTACG AGCATAAGTCCTGGAGCTGTGCGAACGGAGATATTCAACGATCCAGAATTGTTGAAGAAACCAATACCGTTTCTGGATCCGGATGATATTGCAAACAGTGTATTGCACGTGATCTCAACACCAGCACATGTAGAG ATCAAGGAGCTCACAATTAAGCCACTCGGAGAACGATTCTAG